From the Polaribacter tangerinus genome, the window CGGAGAAAGTTCATCATCAAAAATAGCTGTTCCAATATGGTTAGTGGCTATAAATGCTTTTACCTCTTCTAGCTTACCAGTTCCTAAAAAAGTTTTAGGATTTGGCCTTTCCATTTTTTGCACAAAACGTTTTACAGGAACACCTCCCGCAGTAGCAGTTAAAAATTCTAGCTCATCTAAATATTCTTCAGACTTAGCTTCGTCTTGCTGCTGAGTAATAATTCCTATTAATACAGCTTTCTCTGAAATGGCTTCTATTGCGTCTATCATAGACTACAAAAATACAAAGTTTTGAATTGTAAATAGCATATAGAACAGGAACAAATTTTAAAAATTGTAATATAAAAATCTACTTAATTCAGTAAAATTAAATTTAAATTGGTTACAAATTGAAAACAAAAAAAAGAGTACTAATTTGCATTAATACTCTTTAAAAAATTAAATTAAACAGCTAAAATTTATTTGAAATTTACTTTTCCTGTTTCCATATCATAAACTGCAGCAACTATTTTTATTTTACCTTCTTTTTCTAAACTTGCCATTTTAGGTGATGCTAGTCTAATATCTTCGACAGTTTTTAAGGCATTATTATGAATAACACTGTTTGTAAAAGCAACATTTTTAGAAGAAACTTCGCCATTTTTTTCTGTCATTGCTACAGATGGCTGTATTTCATTTAATAAATTTTGTAGAGAGTTCATTTCCATAGATGCTGCATCTGTATTATCTATAGCATGTTTTACTGCACCACAAGCAGTATGGCCCATTATAATAACTACTTTAGAACCTGCTACTGCAGTTGCAAATTCCATTGAGCCAACAATATCTGCATTTTCTATATTACCAGCTACCCTTGCTACAAAAATATCTCCAATTCCTAAGTCAAAAACATCTTCTACAGGAACTCTACTATCTACACATGAGAGTACAATTGCCTTAGGGTACTGACCAATAGTAGCCATTCGTCGTTGAGAAGAATGATCTCTTTGTGTAAGATTATTACTTACAAAATTTTCATTCCCTTTTTTTAATCTGCCGATAATCTCATCGGGTGTCATATTCTTTTGTTCTTCAGCAGTTAAAATACTTTTTACTGGTGTTTGTTTCACACTAATTGGTGATTTACTTTCGGATGATGATTTTTGATTGCCGTTACATGCTATCAAAGAAATAGACATCGCTAAAATTGATACATACTTGTAAATGTTTGTCATGATATATTAGGGTTAAAATTAAAATTAAAAATTATGATGCATACTAAACTGCAACTGACCTTTAGACCAATTATTGGTGGTTTGAATCATATAACCAACCTGAAATCTAAGCTGTTTTCGTAGTGCGTAACCAAGACCAAAATAACTTCTATTCCTATCAAATATTTCTACAGAATTGGTTTTAGATACTTGTTTTTGACCATTTATAAATAGCTCATTATAAAATGCGCCATAAATTGTTTTTGCACTTAAATTTTTACTATTAAATGGTATATTTAAAAAGAGGTTATAACGATAACGGGTTCTAAAATCTTGATTTTCTACAAATCTTTGCTCAAATCGAAAACGATGTGAAATAAAAATTTGTCTTCCTATTTTTTGAGGAATAAGTGCTTCTTGATAAATTCTATTTTCATTAGTAGAATCATCTGAACTCCCAAAAACACCTGAAGTAATATTTGCAAAACCAGCCGTAAATAGTATGTTTGTATTTGTGGGCCTATAGGTAATTCCCGAACGCAATAACAACTGCTCTTTGTCTCCGAGAACTTGCCAATCTCTGTATTGAAAATCACCTTGAATACCCCATTGAGAATTGTTAAATTGATGATTATAAAAATACATATACCAAGCACCCAGTTTGTTCTCATCTACCTGAGAAAAAATGTGAAATGAACCCATTAAAAAAATTAAAGCTGCTAATTGATGTTTCATATAAATAATTTTAAAGTTTCTAATGTTTATTTATTTGTAAACATTACTTAGGTATTATTAATAATCAAATCATTTAGTTGGGGAGTGTGAAAAAAGGTTTTTTTTTAAGTAATTTACTATTTTTTTTGTTTTAAAAAAATTGGTGCCAAACGAATTTGACACCAAAAAAATCAATCAACCAAATTAACTTAATGAAAAAACTCAATGTTTCTCATGCAAATATAATAGTAATACTTTTATTAATGAGTGTAAAACAAATTTTTAACGTATTTTTATTAAAAATTAACAAAACCTTTAGAGAAAACATTACTGATAAATAATTGTGTATTTTTACTAAAAATGAACATATGTTTTCTTTCTTTAATTCAACTAAAAAGGCAAACTCAATCGTAACTATTGCCTTTTATAATGTAGAAAATCTTTTCGACACCAAAGATGACCCTACTACTTTTGATGATCATTTTACCACTCATGGAAAGAACAAGTGGAACTTACAACGTTACTCGCTAAAAATAAAAAAATTAGGAAGTGTTATTTCTCAATTGGGAATTAAACACAGTAAAAAAATGCCTGCCATTATTGGCCTGGTAGAAGTTGAAAACATTAAAGTTATGCGAGATTTAACGAACTCAAAAGCGTTGAGAAGACATCATCTAGGAATTGTTCATTACGATTCTCCAGACGAAAGAGGTATTGATGTTGCTTTGCTTTATAATAAGCAACTTTTTGAATTAATAAGCTCAGAAACGCACCCAGTACTTTTAGAAAATGAAAAAGGAGATAGAGATTACACAAGAGATATTTTAAAAGTTACTGGGAAGTTACAAGGAGAATTAGTTCATGTATTAGTAAACCATTGGCCCTCTAGAAGAGAAGGAGTGAAAGAAAGTGCTCCTAAAAGAGGTATAGCAGCAGTAACTGTAAATAAAATAGTAGAAAATATTAGAGACAAACATTATAACGCCAAAATAATTATTATGGGCGATTTTAATGATAATCCTGAGAGTAAAAGTATACAGTTATTAATAAAAGAAGGTTTTTTTAACCCTATGAAATCTTTGTTAGATAAAAATAAAAAAGGAAGTGTAACGTACGAGGGAAAATGGAATTTATTTGACCAAATATTATTCTCTAATAATTTTTTAGAGAAAGATTATGGAAAATTCTATTTTAAGCACGCCGAAGTATTTAATAAAAAATGGCTAAAAGTGTACAAAGGAAAACTAAAGGGCAGCCCGTTTAGAACCTATATTGGACCTTGGTATCAGGGCGGATTTTCAGATCACTTTCCTGTATATGCTTATCTTAAAAAAAATAATTAATCTTTATCTTGTTGTTTAAAAGCTTTTCTTATTTTTTCGTCATTTAAAATATACTTTTTATACTTTCCATCTTTATACCTGTAATAAATAAA encodes:
- a CDS encoding endonuclease, encoding MFSFFNSTKKANSIVTIAFYNVENLFDTKDDPTTFDDHFTTHGKNKWNLQRYSLKIKKLGSVISQLGIKHSKKMPAIIGLVEVENIKVMRDLTNSKALRRHHLGIVHYDSPDERGIDVALLYNKQLFELISSETHPVLLENEKGDRDYTRDILKVTGKLQGELVHVLVNHWPSRREGVKESAPKRGIAAVTVNKIVENIRDKHYNAKIIIMGDFNDNPESKSIQLLIKEGFFNPMKSLLDKNKKGSVTYEGKWNLFDQILFSNNFLEKDYGKFYFKHAEVFNKKWLKVYKGKLKGSPFRTYIGPWYQGGFSDHFPVYAYLKKNN
- a CDS encoding carbonic anhydrase family protein, whose translation is MTNIYKYVSILAMSISLIACNGNQKSSSESKSPISVKQTPVKSILTAEEQKNMTPDEIIGRLKKGNENFVSNNLTQRDHSSQRRMATIGQYPKAIVLSCVDSRVPVEDVFDLGIGDIFVARVAGNIENADIVGSMEFATAVAGSKVVIIMGHTACGAVKHAIDNTDAASMEMNSLQNLLNEIQPSVAMTEKNGEVSSKNVAFTNSVIHNNALKTVEDIRLASPKMASLEKEGKIKIVAAVYDMETGKVNFK
- a CDS encoding DUF2490 domain-containing protein gives rise to the protein MKHQLAALIFLMGSFHIFSQVDENKLGAWYMYFYNHQFNNSQWGIQGDFQYRDWQVLGDKEQLLLRSGITYRPTNTNILFTAGFANITSGVFGSSDDSTNENRIYQEALIPQKIGRQIFISHRFRFEQRFVENQDFRTRYRYNLFLNIPFNSKNLSAKTIYGAFYNELFINGQKQVSKTNSVEIFDRNRSYFGLGYALRKQLRFQVGYMIQTTNNWSKGQLQFSMHHNF